The following coding sequences are from one Microbulbifer sp. TB1203 window:
- a CDS encoding SURF1 family protein: MTVHPPAAQAKTASVAPIRNWPLTLLSGLLLPVLLGLGLWQLQRAEEKAQLNAAIDARLSAQPRKPAELEAIQAYTPVRLSGYYRDEIRYLDNRTRNGRVGYEILQVFVSGKERWLVNRGWVPAGANREQLPEVPWPRAAKVITGFLYPLDDAGEVPAGPRVQSANRALGRELALEQPTWSVRLSADSDTALLTGWQLINSPPQRHTAYAVQWFAMAAALLVLWLFAATDLPRKLRKKYRACPQADSD, from the coding sequence ATGACGGTACATCCCCCCGCAGCGCAAGCGAAGACGGCCAGTGTAGCACCGATTCGCAACTGGCCTCTCACCCTGTTGAGCGGCCTGCTGCTACCGGTGTTGCTGGGATTGGGCCTGTGGCAGTTGCAGCGCGCGGAGGAAAAAGCGCAGCTGAACGCGGCCATCGATGCACGCCTGTCCGCGCAACCGCGGAAGCCCGCCGAGCTGGAGGCAATACAGGCCTATACGCCGGTGCGCCTGTCGGGTTACTACCGCGACGAGATCCGCTACCTGGACAACCGTACCCGCAACGGCCGCGTCGGCTACGAAATCCTGCAGGTGTTTGTCTCCGGGAAAGAGCGCTGGCTGGTCAATCGCGGCTGGGTGCCCGCGGGTGCGAACCGCGAGCAGTTGCCGGAAGTCCCGTGGCCGCGGGCGGCCAAAGTGATCACCGGCTTTTTGTATCCGCTCGATGATGCCGGCGAAGTGCCCGCCGGGCCGCGGGTCCAGAGCGCCAATCGCGCCCTGGGCAGGGAATTGGCGCTGGAACAGCCGACCTGGTCCGTCCGCCTGAGCGCCGATTCCGATACCGCGCTGCTGACCGGCTGGCAACTGATCAACAGCCCGCCCCAGCGCCACACCGCCTACGCGGTACAGTGGTTCGCCATGGCGGCCGCGCTGCTGGTACTGTGGCTCTTCGCCGCCACGGATCTGCCGCGGAAGCTGCGCAAAAAATATAGAGCCTGCCCACAGGCGGACAGCGATTAG
- a CDS encoding cytochrome c oxidase subunit 3 — translation MASESSYYVPEQSRLPIFATIGMFMTAFGAANWINGGSAYIFFAGALAMATVLWFWFSAVIKENMAGLNSEQLKRSYVWGMGWFIFSEVMFFAAFFGALYYIRTFALPWLGGEGDRGSSNMLWQGFENTWPLMVTPDAAANGDAARFVGPKDIIDPWHLPLINTVILLASSVTVHIAHVFLKKNKRTGFNLWLTATVALGALFLFFQAEEYYEAYQHLGLTLESGIYGTTFFMLTGFHGAHVTMGTIMLLIMLLRSVIAQHFKPDDHFGFEAASWYWHFVDVVWVGLFIFVYVLGA, via the coding sequence ATGGCCAGTGAAAGCAGCTACTATGTGCCCGAGCAGTCCCGGCTGCCCATATTCGCCACCATCGGTATGTTTATGACCGCCTTTGGTGCCGCCAATTGGATCAACGGCGGCAGCGCCTATATTTTCTTCGCCGGCGCCCTGGCCATGGCGACGGTGCTCTGGTTCTGGTTTTCCGCGGTCATCAAGGAGAATATGGCCGGCCTGAACAGTGAGCAGCTGAAGCGCTCCTATGTCTGGGGCATGGGCTGGTTTATTTTTTCCGAGGTAATGTTCTTCGCCGCCTTCTTCGGAGCCCTTTACTATATCCGCACTTTCGCGCTGCCCTGGCTGGGGGGAGAGGGCGATCGCGGAAGCTCCAATATGCTGTGGCAGGGTTTCGAAAACACCTGGCCGCTGATGGTGACTCCTGACGCCGCCGCCAACGGTGACGCGGCCCGGTTTGTCGGCCCCAAGGACATCATCGATCCCTGGCACCTGCCGCTGATCAACACGGTAATCCTGCTCGCCTCCAGTGTCACCGTGCATATTGCCCATGTGTTCCTGAAGAAGAACAAACGCACCGGTTTTAACCTATGGCTCACCGCCACCGTTGCCCTGGGTGCACTATTCCTGTTCTTCCAGGCAGAGGAATATTACGAGGCTTACCAGCACCTGGGCCTGACCCTGGAGTCCGGTATCTACGGCACCACCTTCTTCATGCTGACCGGCTTCCACGGCGCCCATGTGACCATGGGTACCATCATGTTGCTGATTATGTTGCTGCGCTCAGTGATCGCGCAGCACTTCAAGCCGGACGATCACTTCGGTTTCGAGGCGGCCAGCTGGTATTGGCACTTTGTGGATGTGGTCTGGGTGGGCCTGTTTATTTTCGTTTACGTACTCGGCGCCTGA
- a CDS encoding COX15/CtaA family protein translates to MHNFTTDPTQAARPDWRLRLALAGTALAVVVVVLGAFTRLADAGLGCPDWPGCYGHLTWPDEHHEIEAANAAFPHAPVETGKTWPEMVHRYFAGMLLLLVGGLTVMAWRRRGQRAFIQIHILLALILLQAAFGMWTVTLKLWPQVVTAHLLGGMATLSMLWLIVERLRNAPPNEGRTIPVHEFRMLQKIRPLAFVAVAAVALQIALGGWTSSNYAALACADFPTCHGQWWPQTDFRKGFDLAQQIGPNYLGGALESDARTAIHITHRIGALVVSLLVLTLSALAWRAGSRRWAVGLAGVLGLQVCLGIANVVMFLPLAIAVAHNAGAALLLLGLLTFCYRIQTAQAAGARESSFEKTDEHETALAGGL, encoded by the coding sequence ATGCACAATTTCACGACGGACCCCACCCAAGCCGCCAGGCCCGACTGGCGCCTGCGCCTGGCCCTCGCCGGCACTGCCCTGGCGGTGGTGGTAGTGGTACTGGGGGCCTTCACCCGCCTGGCGGATGCCGGCCTCGGCTGCCCGGACTGGCCCGGCTGCTACGGGCACCTGACCTGGCCCGATGAACATCACGAAATCGAAGCCGCCAACGCCGCTTTCCCCCACGCTCCGGTAGAAACAGGAAAAACCTGGCCGGAAATGGTGCATCGCTATTTCGCCGGCATGCTGCTGCTCCTCGTGGGCGGGCTCACGGTCATGGCCTGGCGCCGCCGCGGTCAGCGTGCTTTTATACAGATCCATATCTTGCTGGCGCTGATACTGCTGCAGGCCGCTTTCGGCATGTGGACGGTAACCCTGAAACTCTGGCCGCAGGTGGTGACTGCACACCTCCTCGGCGGTATGGCCACACTCTCCATGCTATGGCTGATCGTGGAGCGGCTGCGCAACGCTCCTCCAAATGAGGGCCGTACCATTCCCGTGCACGAATTCCGCATGTTGCAGAAAATCCGCCCGCTGGCATTTGTCGCCGTGGCTGCGGTTGCGCTGCAAATCGCCCTCGGCGGATGGACCAGCTCCAACTACGCCGCGCTGGCCTGCGCAGACTTTCCCACCTGCCACGGCCAGTGGTGGCCGCAGACCGATTTCCGGAAAGGTTTCGATCTCGCCCAGCAGATAGGCCCAAATTATCTCGGCGGCGCGCTGGAGAGCGACGCGCGCACCGCCATACATATCACTCATAGAATTGGGGCGCTGGTCGTAAGCCTGTTGGTACTCACTCTGTCCGCCCTCGCCTGGCGCGCCGGTTCGCGCCGCTGGGCCGTCGGTCTGGCCGGAGTCCTGGGCCTGCAGGTCTGCCTGGGTATCGCCAACGTGGTGATGTTCCTGCCGCTGGCAATTGCCGTTGCTCACAATGCCGGCGCGGCGCTGTTGCTGCTCGGGTTGCTGACATTCTGCTATCGGATTCAGACGGCACAGGCAGCGGGCGCAAGAGAGAGTTCTTTCGAAAAGACGGATGAGCACGAAACTGCTTTGGCGGGAGGCCTATGA
- the coxB gene encoding cytochrome c oxidase subunit II — protein sequence MLRGFNRLFALLATSGPAHFALAEEGAERWGVNMTQGVTEVSRTTYDLHMLIFWICVVIGVLVFGVMFYSMWRHRKSKGYRASQFHESTAVELVWTIIPTLILVAMAVPATKTLYDIYDTGEADLDIMITGYQWKWKYDYLGSDVSFFSNLSTPRAQIDNQLPKGPDYLLEVDEPLVVPVGKKIRFLLTANDVIHAWWVPELAVKRDAIPGFINEAWTRIEEPGIYRGQCAELCGKDHGFMPIVVKAVPEAEYTAWLGERAEAAAKARELTEKTFTFDELYAQGEKVYNRTCAACHQPNGQGVPGAFPAIAGSKIATGPLEGHLNMVINGSQKNPAMQAFGEQLSEVDLASVITYQRNAFGNDMGDTVQPIDILNFKNKQ from the coding sequence ATGTTGAGAGGCTTCAATCGGCTGTTCGCCTTGCTGGCCACCTCGGGTCCGGCCCATTTCGCGCTGGCGGAAGAGGGGGCGGAGCGCTGGGGGGTCAACATGACCCAGGGAGTAACTGAGGTATCCCGTACCACCTACGACCTGCACATGCTGATCTTCTGGATCTGCGTGGTCATCGGCGTACTGGTGTTCGGGGTGATGTTCTACAGCATGTGGCGCCACCGCAAGAGCAAGGGCTATCGGGCGTCGCAGTTTCACGAGAGCACCGCGGTCGAACTGGTGTGGACCATCATTCCCACCCTGATCCTGGTCGCCATGGCCGTCCCCGCCACCAAGACCCTCTACGATATCTACGACACCGGGGAAGCCGACCTGGATATCATGATCACCGGCTACCAGTGGAAGTGGAAATACGACTACCTGGGCTCCGATGTCTCCTTCTTCTCCAACCTCTCCACCCCCCGTGCACAGATCGACAACCAGCTGCCGAAAGGTCCGGACTACCTGCTGGAAGTGGACGAGCCGCTGGTGGTGCCGGTGGGCAAGAAAATCCGCTTCTTGCTGACCGCCAACGACGTAATCCACGCCTGGTGGGTGCCGGAGCTGGCGGTGAAAAGAGACGCCATCCCCGGCTTTATCAACGAGGCCTGGACCCGCATCGAAGAGCCCGGTATCTACCGCGGTCAGTGCGCCGAACTCTGCGGCAAGGACCACGGCTTTATGCCCATTGTGGTCAAGGCGGTGCCTGAGGCGGAGTACACTGCCTGGCTGGGCGAACGCGCCGAGGCCGCGGCCAAGGCCAGGGAGCTCACCGAGAAGACTTTCACCTTCGACGAACTCTACGCCCAGGGTGAGAAAGTCTACAACCGCACCTGTGCCGCCTGCCACCAGCCCAATGGCCAGGGGGTACCCGGCGCTTTCCCGGCCATCGCCGGTTCCAAGATCGCCACCGGTCCGCTGGAGGGCCACCTGAATATGGTAATCAACGGCTCGCAGAAAAACCCGGCGATGCAGGCGTTCGGCGAACAGCTCTCCGAGGTGGATCTGGCGTCGGTAATCACCTACCAGCGCAACGCCTTCGGCAACGACATGGGCGATACGGTCCAGCCCATCGACATTCTCAATTTTAAGAATAAGCAGTAA
- a CDS encoding MATE family efflux transporter: protein MMTSYALDGFAHATEALVGESISRKSPRLFHTTVRSAGTWALASAAAITAIYVAGQPLILPLFSDIPAVLEQAEGVYWWLCALPLVAVWSYQLDGIFIGAGRSRQMRDTMFVATALVFFPAWWFTRSWGNHGIWFSLFLWTGARSIGLLLFYRYYTSSKSWT from the coding sequence ATGATGACTTCCTACGCCCTGGACGGCTTCGCCCACGCCACAGAGGCCCTGGTGGGGGAGTCGATCTCCAGGAAATCGCCGAGGCTTTTTCATACCACCGTGCGCAGCGCAGGCACCTGGGCCCTGGCCAGCGCCGCGGCCATCACCGCTATCTATGTAGCCGGCCAGCCGCTGATACTGCCGCTGTTCAGTGATATCCCGGCGGTGCTCGAGCAGGCGGAAGGGGTTTACTGGTGGCTTTGCGCCCTCCCCCTGGTCGCGGTGTGGAGTTACCAACTGGACGGAATCTTTATCGGCGCCGGCAGAAGCCGGCAGATGCGCGATACCATGTTCGTGGCCACCGCGCTGGTTTTCTTTCCTGCCTGGTGGTTCACCCGCTCCTGGGGCAACCATGGCATCTGGTTCAGCCTGTTTTTGTGGACTGGCGCTCGTTCCATAGGTCTACTACTTTTCTATCGCTACTACACTTCAAGCAAATCCTGGACGTAA
- a CDS encoding MATE family efflux transporter, translating into MQQSQVAEQPHSRVWGLAWPMILSNISVPLLGAVDTAILGHLPSPEYLSGVAIGASVMSMLLWAFGFLRMGTTGLVARSGDGGEQWLMRALGLALVLGLVLLLLASPLLPFIVRWMNASEQTGPHALAYLQIRLWSAPLALANFALLGFFIGRQDSRAPLFILLAANALNILLDLVFIVGLELGARGAAMATVCADISAFVLGLRLLGRVEPVIFSRLVRLLRRPGFLPWRDPAPWTELLRINGDLFVRTCLLLLTFTFFTAQGAAQGDAVLQPTRFCCNC; encoded by the coding sequence ATGCAGCAGTCACAGGTAGCCGAGCAGCCCCATTCCCGCGTCTGGGGCCTGGCCTGGCCGATGATCCTGAGCAATATCTCGGTGCCCCTGTTGGGCGCGGTGGACACCGCGATCCTGGGCCATCTGCCCTCCCCCGAATACCTTTCCGGCGTGGCCATAGGCGCGAGCGTGATGTCCATGCTGCTGTGGGCCTTCGGGTTCCTGCGTATGGGTACCACCGGCCTGGTAGCCCGCTCGGGGGACGGCGGCGAGCAGTGGCTGATGCGCGCCCTTGGGCTGGCCCTGGTGCTGGGCCTGGTACTGTTGCTGCTGGCCTCACCACTGCTGCCGTTCATAGTCCGCTGGATGAACGCCAGCGAGCAGACCGGGCCCCACGCGCTGGCCTATTTGCAGATCCGCCTGTGGAGCGCGCCGCTGGCGCTGGCCAACTTCGCCCTGCTGGGGTTCTTTATCGGCCGACAGGACAGCCGCGCGCCGCTGTTTATCCTGCTGGCCGCCAACGCCCTCAATATCCTGCTGGATTTAGTGTTTATCGTCGGCCTGGAACTGGGTGCCCGCGGTGCGGCTATGGCGACGGTGTGTGCGGATATCTCGGCCTTTGTACTCGGCCTGCGCCTGCTGGGGCGCGTCGAACCGGTGATATTCTCCAGGCTCGTGCGCCTGTTGCGCCGGCCGGGCTTTTTACCCTGGCGCGACCCCGCGCCCTGGACCGAACTGTTGCGCATCAACGGCGATCTGTTTGTGCGCACCTGCCTGCTGCTGCTCACCTTTACTTTTTTCACCGCCCAGGGCGCCGCGCAGGGAGATGCGGTGCTTCAGCCAACGCGATTCTGCTGCAACTGCTGA
- the ctaD gene encoding cytochrome c oxidase subunit I produces MAHGPQPGFKRWLYTTNHKDIGSMYLWFSFAMFLLGGCMALVIRAELFEPGLQIVQPEFFNQMTTMHGLIMVFGAVMPAFVGLANWMIPMMIGAPDMALPRMNNWSFWILPFAFTMLASTLFMEGGAPNFGWTFYAPLSTEYAPPSVTFFIFSIHIMGASSIMGAINIIATILNMRAPGMTLMKMPLFVWTWLITAYLLIAVMPVLAGVVTMMLMDIHFGTSFFSAAGGGDPVLFQHVFWFFGHPEVYIMILPAFGIVSAIIPTFARKPLFGYSSMVYATASIAFLSFIVWAHHMFTVGMPVAGELFFMYATMLIAVPTGVKVFNWVSTMFRGSMSFETPMLFSVAFVILFTIGGFSGLMLAIAPADFQYHDTYFVVAHFHYVLVPGAIFSITAGVYYWLPKWTGNMYNETMGKVHFWLAFIGLNLTFFPMHFVGLAGMPRRIPDYALQFADFNQIASMGAFLFGAAQLVFLFNVIRTVQGGRKATDKVWENPEGLEWTVPSPAPYHTFSTPPAVR; encoded by the coding sequence ATGGCACACGGTCCTCAACCCGGATTCAAGCGGTGGCTCTACACTACCAACCACAAGGACATCGGCAGCATGTACCTGTGGTTCAGCTTCGCGATGTTCCTGCTCGGCGGCTGCATGGCGCTGGTGATCCGCGCCGAGCTGTTCGAGCCCGGCCTGCAAATCGTGCAGCCGGAATTCTTCAACCAGATGACCACCATGCACGGCCTGATCATGGTGTTTGGCGCGGTGATGCCGGCCTTCGTCGGCCTCGCCAACTGGATGATCCCGATGATGATCGGCGCTCCGGACATGGCGCTGCCGCGCATGAACAACTGGAGTTTCTGGATTCTGCCCTTCGCCTTCACGATGTTGGCTTCCACGCTGTTCATGGAGGGCGGTGCCCCCAACTTCGGCTGGACTTTCTACGCTCCGCTATCCACCGAGTATGCGCCGCCGAGCGTGACTTTCTTTATTTTCTCCATCCATATTATGGGTGCCAGTTCGATCATGGGCGCGATCAATATCATCGCCACCATCCTGAACATGCGCGCGCCGGGCATGACCCTGATGAAGATGCCGCTGTTCGTGTGGACCTGGCTGATCACCGCCTACCTGCTGATCGCGGTGATGCCGGTACTGGCCGGCGTGGTGACCATGATGCTGATGGATATCCACTTCGGTACCAGCTTCTTCAGTGCCGCCGGTGGCGGCGACCCGGTGCTGTTCCAGCACGTGTTCTGGTTCTTCGGTCACCCGGAGGTGTACATCATGATCCTGCCGGCGTTCGGAATCGTGTCGGCGATCATTCCCACCTTCGCGCGCAAGCCGCTGTTCGGTTACAGCTCCATGGTGTACGCCACCGCGTCCATCGCCTTCCTGAGCTTTATTGTGTGGGCGCACCATATGTTCACCGTGGGCATGCCGGTTGCCGGTGAGCTGTTCTTTATGTATGCCACCATGCTGATCGCGGTGCCCACGGGAGTGAAGGTGTTCAACTGGGTCAGCACCATGTTCCGCGGCTCCATGAGCTTCGAGACACCGATGCTGTTTTCGGTGGCCTTTGTGATCCTGTTTACCATCGGCGGTTTCTCCGGGCTGATGCTGGCGATCGCACCGGCGGACTTCCAGTACCACGACACCTATTTCGTGGTGGCCCATTTCCACTATGTGCTGGTGCCCGGCGCCATCTTCTCGATCACCGCCGGCGTCTACTACTGGCTGCCCAAGTGGACCGGCAATATGTACAACGAGACCATGGGCAAGGTGCACTTCTGGCTGGCATTCATCGGCCTCAACCTGACCTTCTTCCCCATGCATTTCGTCGGCCTCGCCGGCATGCCGCGGCGGATCCCCGATTACGCGCTGCAATTTGCCGATTTCAACCAGATCGCGAGCATGGGCGCCTTCCTGTTCGGCGCCGCGCAGCTCGTGTTCCTGTTCAATGTGATTCGCACGGTGCAGGGCGGCAGGAAGGCCACCGACAAGGTCTGGGAGAATCCGGAGGGGTTGGAGTGGACGGTGCCTTCGCCCGCTCCCTACCACACCTTCAGCACACCGCCGGCCGTGCGTTGA
- a CDS encoding cytochrome c oxidase assembly protein, translated as MRWSENAKVTIQMLALAAGMLVFAVFIMPPLYDAFCEVTGLNGKTGGRYEAVPAAVDNSRLVTVQFVASNNENMPWSFKPSVVSMKVHPGEAMDTVFLAANPTGRDMVGQAIPSLVPFKAAGYFHKTECFCFNQQILKAGESAELPLRFIVDPDLPPSVNTITLSYTLFDVTERVKPESVASLRRRAQALDAIENFPQSAVIADTPLPRKIHYDANILHSASTLKPQIQVPGNNNKSDPQREG; from the coding sequence ATGCGGTGGAGTGAAAACGCAAAAGTAACTATCCAGATGCTGGCGCTCGCCGCCGGCATGCTGGTGTTCGCCGTTTTCATAATGCCGCCGCTGTACGACGCCTTTTGCGAGGTCACCGGCCTCAACGGCAAGACTGGCGGCCGCTACGAGGCGGTACCCGCGGCGGTGGACAACAGCAGGCTGGTCACCGTGCAATTCGTTGCGAGCAACAACGAAAACATGCCCTGGAGCTTCAAGCCCAGTGTGGTTTCAATGAAGGTACACCCGGGAGAGGCGATGGACACCGTGTTCCTGGCCGCGAATCCCACCGGCCGGGACATGGTGGGCCAGGCGATACCGAGTCTCGTGCCCTTCAAGGCCGCGGGGTATTTTCACAAAACGGAGTGCTTCTGCTTCAACCAGCAGATACTCAAGGCGGGAGAGAGCGCGGAATTGCCGCTGCGCTTTATCGTCGATCCGGACCTGCCGCCGAGCGTCAATACCATCACCCTTTCCTATACGCTGTTCGATGTCACGGAAAGAGTTAAACCTGAATCTGTAGCTTCATTGCGGCGCAGAGCACAAGCTCTTGACGCCATAGAGAATTTTCCTCAGTCGGCCGTAATCGCGGATACGCCACTCCCTCGGAAAATCCACTATGACGCCAATATCTTGCACTCTGCATCCACCCTGAAGCCACAGATCCAGGTTCCAGGCAATAACAACAAATCCGACCCCCAGCGAGAGGGATAA
- a CDS encoding DUF2909 domain-containing protein, with product MWLKIVIVFLFLAVLASLSSALFFLLRDMGAPQSKRTLYALGIRITLAALLLLAIWYGFDSGILSNTAPWADKY from the coding sequence ATGTGGCTGAAAATCGTTATTGTATTTTTGTTTCTCGCGGTGCTGGCCAGCCTGTCCAGCGCGCTGTTTTTCCTGCTCCGCGACATGGGTGCACCACAATCAAAGCGCACCCTCTACGCCCTGGGTATCCGCATTACCCTGGCGGCGCTGTTGCTGCTGGCCATCTGGTATGGGTTTGACAGTGGAATCCTTTCCAATACTGCGCCCTGGGCGGATAAATACTAA